In a single window of the Tribolium castaneum strain GA2 chromosome 8, icTriCast1.1, whole genome shotgun sequence genome:
- the LOC656606 gene encoding uncharacterized protein LOC656606 isoform X1 — MLPFFEKLSFLYQPYVLAIVSIGYVLGELGHYLIGVTSKAIAMDLHFGDIACQFNSTEFSLADLPATCDTANSSEICLSFNINGTPYCEWNYNGLGIDYQILAGPTFMVVFTVVGVILGIAADKYNRVRILAICTIIFSIAIILCGGVTEFWQLVLLRMIMAAGESGCNPLATGLLSDIFPEKQRALAMSIFNWGIYGGYGIAFPVGRYVPPLNAWGLGWRVTYYGTGIVALIVGLLTWFTLKEPPRQSIGEDAEHDPNAKKITIWTIILDPRIIMLCLAASLRHCGGMCFAYNCDLYYQQYFPEYDLGWWLFAVTIIVGSIGVVVGGIVSDVFVAKMGIRSRVMVLAISQIIATPGAFGSVYFNPTWAMIFLGLSYFFAEMWFGILFAILVEIVPLHVRSTTVGVFLFVMNNIGGNLPIVVEPVSKAIGYRESLYIFYAGFYGISSIMFLLTIFIMDGPKPQPETTAPKDAGHDNNIFTTADETNLPTITSMVANTKDNTQETSRL; from the exons ATGTTGCCCTTCTTCGAGAAGCTCAGCTTCCTGTACCAGCCCTACGTCCTGGCCATTGTCTCCATCGGCTATGTCCTGGGCGAGCTGGGCCACTACCTAATCGGCGTCACCTCCAAAGCCATCGCCATGGACCTCCACTTCGGCGACATCGCCTGCCAGTTCAACAGCACCGAGTTCTCCCTCGCCGACCTCCCAGCCACCTGCGACACCGCCAACAGTTCCGAGATCTGCCTCTCCTTCAACATCAACGGAACTCCTTACTGCGAATGGAACTACAACGGTCTCGGCATCGACTACCAAATCCTAGCCGGGCCCACCTTCATGGTCGTCTTCACCGTCGTGGGCGTCATCCTCGGCATAGCTGCCGACAAGTACAACCGGGTGCGCATTCTGGCCATTTGTACCATCATTTTCTCCATCGCCATTATCCTCTGTGGGGGCGTGACGGAGTTCTGGCAGCTGGTGCTGCTGAGGATGATCATGGCGGCTGGGGAGTCGGGGTGCAACCCCCTGGCCACGGGCCTGCTCTCGGACATCTTCCCCGAGAAGCAGCGCGCGCTGGCCATGTCCATCTTCAACTGGGGGATTTATGGGGGCTACGGGATCGCCTTCCCCGTGGGGCGCTATGTGCCCCCGCTGAACGCCTGGGGCTTGGGCTGGAGAGTCACCTATTACGGGACTGGGATTGTGGCGCTGATCGTGGGGCTGCTCACCTGGTTCACGCTGAAGGAACCCCCAAGACAGTCGATCGGGGAAGACGCAGAGCATGATCCCAATGCCAAGAAAATCACCATTTGGACGATTATTCTCGACCCGAGGATCATTATGCTGTGTTTGGCGGCGAGTCTGAGGCACTGTGGGGGCATGTGTTTCGCTTACAACTGCGATCTGTATTACCAGCAGTACTTCCCCGAGTATGATCTGGGGTGGTGGCTGTTTGCTGTCACTATCATTGTTGGGAGTATTGGAGTGGTGGTTGGGGGAATCGTCTCAGATGTTTTCGTTGCCAAAATGGGGATAAGGTCGAGAGTTATGGTACTTGCCATCAGTCAGATTATTGCCACACCGGGAGCCTTCGGCAGTGTTTATTTCAATCCCACGTGGGCGATGATTTTCTTAGGACTGTCGTACTTTTTCG ccGAAATGTGGTTCGGCATCCTTTTCGCAATTCTGGTCGAGATCGTGCCTCTGCACGTGCGCTCCACCACTGTTGGTGTCTTCCTCTTCGTCATGAACAACATTGGGGGCAACTTACCCATCGTTGTAGAACCAGTCTCCAAAGCCATTGGCTACAGAGAAAGTCTCTACATTTTCTACGCCGGTTTTTACGGAATAA GTTCTATTATGTTCCTTCTGACCATCTTCATAATGGATGGTCCCAAACCCCAACCCGAGACAACTGCTCCCAAAGACGCAGGTCAtgacaataacatttttaCGACGGCTGATGAAACAAACCTACCGACAATCACATCAATGGTTGCCAACACTAAAGATAATACTCAAGAAACGAGCCGACTTTGA
- the okr gene encoding DNA repair and recombination protein RAD54-like — protein MMRNFAPSQLKRQGSSEQASSPGILSTKRTRNQSSENPSKIRKPLSQLNNTEVYISDHEELIKKLSAPFKCPDPNYQGCNSTRTLGLRRSVAPRPLYDPNTPNALILYSPPEQSEHEKLKGDGPVLVHVVVDPSLSNILRPHQREGVKFMYDCVTGVQIPNSFGCIMADEMGLGKTLQCITLLWTLVRQGPECKPTIDKGIIVCPSSLVRNWSNEIDKWLKGRLSCLIMDGGPDARKKLTQFMQGFGRTAIPVLIISYETFRMHAEILHKSEIGLVLCDEGHRLKNCENQTYKALMGLKARRRVLLSGTPIQNDLLEYFSLVHFVNEGLLGSAQEFKKKFENPILRGQDSTATDSERQKAVERLKELSDLVNRCLIRRTSNLLTKYLPVKFEMIVICQLTPLQKQIYLNYINSEGLRKGVLNDVEVKASLSALASITTLKKLCNHPDLIMDKILEGGEGFEKSRHLLPPNYNDKDVMPQLSGKLMLLDCFLANLKNNYNDKVVLVSNYTQTLDLFEKLCRKRGYRYVRLDGTMSIKKRAKVVANFNDPESGEFIFMLSSKAGGCGLNLIGANRLIMFDPDWNPANDDQAMARVWRDGQQKPCYIYRFLAAGTIEEKIFQRQAHKKALSSTVVDNNEETARHFSVAELRDLFKLEQTDSDTHEKLKCKRCLGKIQTKNPSDEADCTSDLQDWYHCWDKKGLADMVLKQIWDLSKYISFVFHQKSAKQEVKRVKEEEVEEDPDYDDKDDLDYSE, from the exons gaGGAACTCATAAAAAAACTTTCCGCCCCCTTTAAATGCCCCGACCCCAACTACCAAGGCTGCAATTCGACCCGCACCCTGGGCCTCCGTCGCAGCGTCGCCCCTCGCCCCTTATACGACCCCAACACCCCCAACGCCCTCATCCTCTACTCGCCCCCCGAGCAAAGCGAGCACGAAAAACTGAAAGGCGACGGCCCTGTCCTCGTGCACGTCGTTGTCGACCCGTCCTTGAGCAACATCCTGCGCCCCCATCAGCGCGAAGGCGTCAAATTCATGTACGACTGTGTGACCGGCGTCCAAATCCCCAACTCGTTCGGCTGCATAATGGCCGACGAAATGGGACTTGGAAAAACCCTACAGTGTATCACCCTCTTGTGGACCTTGGTCCGGCAGGGCCCCGAATGCAAGCCGACCATCGACAAGGGGATCATAGTCTGCCCCAGCTCCCTGGTCCGGAACTGGAGCAACGAGATCGACAAGTGGCTCAAAGGCAGGCTGAGCTGTCTCATCATGGATGGGGGCCCCGATGCCAGGAAAAAACTGACCCAGTTTATGCAAGGCTTCGGCCGGACGGCAATCCCAGTGTTGATTATTTCCTACGAGACGTTTCGGATGCATGCCGAGATTTTGCACAAAAGTGAGATTGGATTGGTGTTGTGTGACGAAGGACACAGGTTGAAAAACTGCGAGAATCAGACGTATAAAGCCTTGATGGGGCTCAAGGCCAGGCGGAGGGTTCTGTTGAGCGGGACGCCGATTCAGAACGATTTGTTAGAGTACTTCAGTTTGGTGCATTTTGTCAATGAAGGGCTGTTGGGAAGTGCTCAGGAGTTTAAGAAAAAGTTTGAGAACCCCATTCTGAGAGGGCAGGACTCCACTGCCACGGACTCAGAACGACAGAAGGCGGTTGAACGGCTTAAGGAATTATCAGATTTGGTGAATCGTTGCCTAATTAGGCGAACTTCCAACCTTCTTACTAAATATCTCCCGGTGAAGTTCGAAATGATTGTAATTTGTCAACTGACCCCGTTGCAAAAACAAATCTACTTGAATTACATCAACTCGGAGGGTTTGCGCAAGGGCGTGTTGAACGACGTTGAAGTTAAAGCCTCTCTGAGTGCCTTAGCCAGCATCACAACGCTGAAAAAGTTGTGCAACCACCCTGATTTGATCATGGATAAGATTCTTGAAGGTGGGGAAGGTTTCGAAAAATCGCGCCACTTGCTCCCGCCCAATTATAATGATAAAGATGTGATGCCGCAATTGTCTGGAAAATTGATGTTGCTTGATTGTTTCCTAGCCAATTTGAAGAACAACTACAATGATAAAGTCGTGTTGGTGTCGAACTATACGCAGACTTTGGATCTGTTTGAGAAGTTGTGCCGGAAGAGGGGGTACCGGTATGTGCGTCTTGACGGAACTATGAGTATTAAGAAGAGGGCTAAAGTTGTGGCGAATTTTAATGATCCGGAGTCGGGggagtttatttttatgttgagTTCAAAGGCGGGAGGGTGTGGCTTGAATTTGATTGGTGCTAATCGGTTGATTATGTTTGATCCGGATTGGAATCCGGCGAATGATGATCAGGCTATGGCAAGGGTGTGGAGGGATGGGCAGCAGAAGCCGTGCTATATCTACAGGTTCTTAGCG GCGGGGACAATTGAGGAAAAAATTTTCCAGAGACAAGCTCATAAAAAAGCCCTGAGTTCGACTGTCGTTGACAATAATGAGGAAACGGCGCGACACTTTAGCGTCGCCGAATTGCgtgatttgtttaaattggAACAAACGGACTCGGACACACACGAAAAACTCAAATGTAAACGGTGTTTAGGTAAAATACAAACGAAAAATCCGTCCGATGAGGCTGATTGTACGTCGGATTTGCAAGATTGGTACCATTGTTGGGACAAAAAAGGGCTGGCAGATatg GTTCTTAAACAAATATGGGATTTGTCCAAATACATTTCCTTTGTGTTCCATCAAAAATCAGCCAAACAGGAAGTTAAACGAGTTAAGGAAGAAGAAGTGGAGGAAGATCCTGATTACGATGATAAGGATGATTTGGATTATTCGGAATAG
- the LOC656606 gene encoding uncharacterized protein LOC656606 (The RefSeq protein has 2 substitutions compared to this genomic sequence), giving the protein MLPFFEKLSFLYQPYVLAIVSIGYVLGELGHYLIGVTSKAIAMDLHFGDIACQFNSTEFSLADLPATCDTANSSEICLSFNINGTPYCEWNYNGLGIDYQILAGPTFMVVFTVVGVILGIAADKYNRVRILAICTIIFSIAIILCGGVTEFWQLVLLRMIMAAGESGCNPLATGLLSDIFPEKQRALAMSIFNWGIYGGYGIAFPVGRYVPPLNAWGLGWRVTYYGTGIVALIVGLLTWFTLKEPPRQSIGEDAEHDPNAKKITIWTIILDPRIIMLCLAASLRHCGGMCFAYNCDLYYQQYFPEYDLGWWLFAVTIIVGSIGVVVGGIVSDVFVAKMGIRSRVIVLAISQIIATPGAFGSVYFNPTWAMIFLGLSYFFAEMWFGILFAILVEIVPLHVRSTTVGVFLFVMNNIGGNLPIVVEPVSKAIGYRESLYIFYAGFYGISSIMLLLTIFIMDGPKPQPETTAPKDAGHDNNIFTTADETNLPTITSMVANTKDNTQETSRL; this is encoded by the exons ATGTTGCCCTTCTTCGAGAAGCTCAGCTTCCTGTACCAGCCCTACGTCCTGGCCATTGTCTCCATCGGCTATGTCCTGGGCGAGCTGGGCCACTACCTAATCGGCGTCACCTCCAAAGCCATCGCCATGGACCTCCACTTCGGCGACATCGCCTGCCAGTTCAACAGCACCGAGTTCTCCCTCGCCGACCTCCCAGCCACCTGCGACACCGCCAACAGTTCCGAGATCTGCCTCTCCTTCAACATCAACGGAACTCCTTACTGCGAATGGAACTACAACGGTCTCGGCATCGACTACCAAATCCTAGCCGGGCCCACCTTCATGGTCGTCTTCACCGTCGTGGGCGTCATCCTCGGCATAGCTGCCGACAAGTACAACCGGGTGCGCATTCTGGCCATTTGTACCATCATTTTCTCCATCGCCATTATCCTCTGTGGGGGCGTGACGGAGTTCTGGCAGCTGGTGCTGCTGAGGATGATCATGGCGGCTGGGGAGTCGGGGTGCAACCCCCTGGCCACGGGCCTGCTCTCGGACATCTTCCCCGAGAAGCAGCGCGCGCTGGCCATGTCCATCTTCAACTGGGGGATTTATGGGGGCTACGGGATCGCCTTCCCCGTGGGGCGCTATGTGCCCCCGCTGAACGCCTGGGGCTTGGGCTGGAGAGTCACCTATTACGGGACTGGGATTGTGGCGCTGATCGTGGGGCTGCTCACCTGGTTCACGCTGAAGGAACCCCCAAGACAGTCGATCGGGGAAGACGCAGAGCATGATCCCAATGCCAAGAAAATCACCATTTGGACGATTATTCTCGACCCGAGGATCATTATGCTGTGTTTGGCGGCGAGTCTGAGGCACTGTGGGGGCATGTGTTTCGCTTACAACTGCGATCTGTATTACCAGCAGTACTTCCCCGAGTATGATCTGGGGTGGTGGCTGTTTGCTGTCACTATCATTGTTGGGAGTATTGGAGTGGTGGTTGGGGGAATCGTCTCAGATGTTTTCGTTGCCAAAATGGGGATAAGGTCGAGAGTTATGGTACTTGCCATCAGTCAGATTATTGCCACACCGGGAGCCTTCGGCAGTGTTTATTTCAATCCCACGTGGGCGATGATTTTCTTAGGACTGTCGTACTTTTTCG ccGAAATGTGGTTCGGCATCCTTTTCGCAATTCTGGTCGAGATCGTGCCTCTGCACGTGCGCTCCACCACTGTTGGTGTCTTCCTCTTCGTCATGAACAACATTGGGGGCAACTTACCCATCGTTGTAGAACCAGTCTCCAAAGCCATTGGCTACAGAGAAAGTCTCTACATTTTCTACGCCGGTTTTTACGGAATAA GTTCTATTATGTTCCTTCTGACCATCTTCATAATGGATGGTCCCAAACCCCAACCCGAGACAACTGCTCCCAAAGACGCAGGTCAtgacaataacatttttaCGACGGCTGATGAAACAAACCTACCGACAATCACATCAATGGTTGCCAACACTAAAGATAATACTCAAGAAACGAGCCGACTTTGA